Below is a window of Natronorubrum halophilum DNA.
GACCTGGAGGACTTGCGATTCGAACACTTCCTCGCGGGCGCGGTGGGGGCCCAGGAGGGACTCGAGCTGGCAGCCAACGGCGGCGCGGTCGGCCCCGCGTTCGAGCGGAGCGTCGAGGGGATGGCCGCCCAGGGCGGCGGCAATACTCAATTCGGTGCCATCCTGTTGCTCGTCCCGCTGGTCCGTGCGGCCCGCGAGGACCTGTCACAGCCGATCGTCGAGTCGGTCTGCGAGGAGACCACTGTCGCCGACGCGGCCGGATTTTACCGGGCGTTCGATCACGTCGACGTTTTCGTCGGTGAGCCGCCCGCGGAGATGGAACCCCTCGACGTCCGCCGGGGAAGCGACGCGGTGCCGGCGCTCGAGGAACGCGGACTGACGCTGCTCGACGTGATGAGCCGGAGCGTCCCTGGCGACGACGTGGCCCGCGAGTGGGTGAGCGGGTTCGAGCGCTCCTTTACGGCTGCCGAACGGCTCGCCGACGCCGATGGCCCGCTGACGGAGCGCGCCGCGGCCGTCTTCCTCACGCTGCTCGCCGATCGACCCGACACGCTCGTCGCGACCCGCAGCGGCGAGGCCGTCGCGCGAGAGGTGACCGGGCGCGCGGCCGACCTGCTCGAGCGGGACGCATTGGAGACCGACCGGGAAGCCGTCGAGTCCTTCGCCGACGACCTCGTTTCCCGCGGCGTCAACCCGGGGACGACGGCGGATATCACCGCAGCCGGGCTGTTCATCGCCCTCGAGCGCGGGGCGATTACCGTATGACCGACGACCGATCTCGGTCGACCGACGGTCCCGATGCCGATCCGGCCGCCGAGTGGCCCGTCACCCTGTCGGGCGTGACCGAATCCGTCGTTGCGACGCTCGGTCCCAACGACCGCTGGAACGTCGCCGCCCTCGGGCTCTTCGCCGGCGACGCCGACACACCCGTCACCGCTCGCACGTGGGGCAACACCCGAACCCGGCGGAATTTCCACCGACGGGGGGAGGGGTACGTCCAGTTCGTCGACGACCCCGTCGTCTTCGCCGACGCCGCGCTCTCGATCGTCGAGCGCGAGGAGCCGATCCTCGAGTC
It encodes the following:
- a CDS encoding DUF447 domain-containing protein, with the translated sequence MTDDRSRSTDGPDADPAAEWPVTLSGVTESVVATLGPNDRWNVAALGLFAGDADTPVTARTWGNTRTRRNFHRRGEGYVQFVDDPVVFADAALSIVEREEPILESANAWARVAVERIGSGTDERTEWERWALRPIDADVETETVPTIDRGFGAVVEATVAASRLEVSGYDETRLRERLEHYASVVDRAGGPREREALERVREHSAW
- a CDS encoding triphosphoribosyl-dephospho-CoA synthase, translating into MRTPAQNAELALLLEVAGTPKPGNVDRHRDLEDLRFEHFLAGAVGAQEGLELAANGGAVGPAFERSVEGMAAQGGGNTQFGAILLLVPLVRAAREDLSQPIVESVCEETTVADAAGFYRAFDHVDVFVGEPPAEMEPLDVRRGSDAVPALEERGLTLLDVMSRSVPGDDVAREWVSGFERSFTAAERLADADGPLTERAAAVFLTLLADRPDTLVATRSGEAVAREVTGRAADLLERDALETDREAVESFADDLVSRGVNPGTTADITAAGLFIALERGAITV